From Lewinellaceae bacterium:
GCCCTCGACGCCCGCGCCGAACACGAGGTCTTTCTCCGCTTTTCCGACCTCATCCGGGGCAAAACGGCAGTGCTCATCTCCCACCGCTTCTCCACCGTCCGCATGGCCGACCGCATCCTCTTTCTGGAAAACGGCCAACTGCTGGAGCTGGGCAGCCACGAGGAATTGGTGGCTATGGGCGGGAAATATGCGGAGTTGTTCCAGCTGCAGGCGCGGGGGTATGTGGACTGAGTGGGAAGTGGGAAGTGGGAAGTGGGAATAGCCTCGTCCCCTGGCCCTTTTGCAGTTGCTTTTCCGCCGAAGCAGCAGGCAGTTGATGGTTGTTCGTTGGCAACCAACAACTTAGGAGCGGAAGGCAGGCAATAACAAACCACTACTGCACTAGATGGGCCCAAAGCACTAAATTCAAACAGCCTCTAAAACAAAAAAAATATTGCCGAATAACAGATTTTCACTATTGTTGTGTTTTATTACCTGAACGATTAAATGTGTCCCGGCCCTACGAGAACAATCGAACAATTCAACAATCGAACAATAACAACTTGTCCCGCATCCTCGCCATCGACTACGGAACCAAACGCACCGGCCTGGCGGTGACCGACCCGCTGCAGATCATCGCCAACGGACTGGACACCGTGCGCACCCAGGATTTGGAGGAATACCTGAAGCAGTACCTGGCCCGGGAAGAGGTGGAAACCATCGTCGTCGGAGAGCCTTTGTATCCGGATGGCAACCCGGCTCAGATTCATCATTTGGTCGTCGGATTTGTGCGCCGGTTGAAAAAACTTTTTCCCGATATGGAAGTTGTTACTCATGATGAGCGTTATACTTCGGAAGAAGCCAGGGAAGTTATCCTCCAAAGCGGCGCCGGGAAAAAAAAGCGCCGGGATAAGGGCCTGGTCGACAAAGTGAGCGCCGTTTTAATTTTACAGGATTATCTGGAAACCAAAAGAACCTAAAGCAAGCGATGTTACTACCGATATACTCCTATGGGCAGCCGGTATTGAAAAAGATGGGGGAAGACATCAGCCCGGATTACCCCGAACTTCAGCAATTCATAGACGATATGTGGGAAACGATGTACCACGCTGAAGGCGTCGGCCTGGCCGCCCCTCAGGTTGGAGAATCTATCCGCCTTTTTGTCGTCGACACCATTCAGATCATGGAAGAAGGCAAGGAAGAGGAAGGCATCAAAAGCGTTTTCATCAACGCCCACAAGGTCGAAGAGGCCGGCGAGCCCTGGACCTACGAGGAAGGCTGCCTCAGCATCCCCGAGGTGCGCGGCGACGTAGACCGCCCGCCCCAGCTCCGCCTCCGCTACCTGAACGAAAACTTCGAAGAGCAGGAAGCCGTCTTCACCGGCATCAACGCCCGCGTTATCCAGCACGAATACGACCACATCGACGGCGTCCTGTTCACCGAGCACCTCAAGCCGATCAAGCGCCGGCTGGTGCGCCGCAAGCTGGAGGATATTAAGAAAGGCAAGGTGAAGGTGGAGTATAAAATGAAGTTTCCGGTTTCGAGGTGATTGAGTGTGTGTTAGTGTATCAGTGTTGTAGTTTATCGGTGGGGACTGTTCAGAAAACTGTGTCACCTTCGTATCCGCTCAAAACGTAGTGGCGGCGGATACTCAAGTTATTGAAAAAAATCGTATACTAGTGTCCACAAAAGATGCTTGACCCAATTCGCCATATCGACCCATGGTCCATCAAGGATATGGAATCCTTGCGAGACATCGTGAAGTTGTTGCTCAACATCGTGGAACAACAATCGGATCAGCTCGAACAGCTCCGCCAGGAGAACCAGGAATTGAAAGATGAAATTAACCGGTTAAAGGGCGAACAGGGCCGTCCTAAGTTCCCTAAGGCTAAAGAGGGGGCAGCTAGAGACATTTCTTCCGAAAAAAAGCGGCGCAAGAAGAACCGCAAAAAAGGAAAAAAGAAACCTAATATTGATATTGACCGGACTGAATTTGTCCGGGTGGACAAATCGGTTTTGCCAGCAGATGCGCAATTCAAAGGCTATGACGAGGTAATCCAGCAAGAGCTGCGTTTAATCCGTTCGAACACGCTATATAAAGTGGAGCGCTATTACTCGCCTAGCGAAGGCAAGCTATACCGAGGGCAGCTGCCGGAGGAATATATGGGAGAATTTGGGCCGGGGCTTCAAAGCCTGATGCAAATGCTGCACCACTCCTGCGACGTGACTCACGGGCGGCTGAATGCCCTTCTCAAGAGCCAAGGGATTCTCATGTCCACTGGCACGATATCTAATATATTGCTAAGCGGCAAAGGCTGGGCCTGCGAAGAACAACGGGAGATTTTGCGGGCAGGGCTAGAGGCTAGCCCTTATGCCCAGGCGGACAGCACTAAGAGCAAGGAAAAAGGAAAAGGGAAAACCACTCAAATCGTCGGCGCAGAATTTTTCACGGTGTTTTATACCATGGATTCGAAAAGCCGCCTGGACGTGCTGCGCGCCCTTTTGGGCAAGCCCTCCGAAGGCTTGTCACTATGCTTAAATGCCACAAGCCGGCAATTATTGCGCCATTTCGGAGTAGCTAAAAAGGACAGGCAATTCCTCGAAAAGCGCCTTGGCGACGGGGCTCAATGGACAATTCCAGCCTTTGCAGCCTGGCTCCAAAAACATGCCCCCAAAATCCGGGCCAAGAAGAATATGTACCCGCGCATTTTGGAGAGCCTTGCCTTGGGGTATTACCATGAGCAAACGGATTTCCCGATAGTGGAATCCCTGCTCAGCGACGATGCGCCGGAGTATACAAAAATCGCCCTGTGGCTCCATGCTTTGTGCTGGATACACGACGCTCGGCACTACAACAAACTGAATCCCAAAATAGAGCTTCACCGCTCCATCAAAGAAGGTTTCCAAGAGAAATACTGGAAATTCTATTATCAACTCCTGGATTTCAAAGAATTTTCGGCAGCTCAACAAGAGGTGCAAAAATTAATATTAAAACAGCAATTCGAAAGCCTTTTTAAGCCTTCTACGGATTATTTTCAACTCAATGAGTGCATTCGGCGAACCCTTGGAAATAAAGAAAAACTGCTGGCTGTCTTAGACAATCCGGCCTTGCCTCTGCACAATAATGGAATGGAACTGGGGGCAAGGCGAGCCGTCCGCAAACGGGATATTTCTTTGCACTCCTGGTCAGAAACAGGAACCAGGGCCAGGGATGCTTTTATGTCCATCGTCGAGACGGCTGCCAAGCTCGGGGTCAACCCCATGGAGTACATCGCCGACAGGATTACCCAAAA
This genomic window contains:
- the def gene encoding peptide deformylase encodes the protein MLLPIYSYGQPVLKKMGEDISPDYPELQQFIDDMWETMYHAEGVGLAAPQVGESIRLFVVDTIQIMEEGKEEEGIKSVFINAHKVEEAGEPWTYEEGCLSIPEVRGDVDRPPQLRLRYLNENFEEQEAVFTGINARVIQHEYDHIDGVLFTEHLKPIKRRLVRRKLEDIKKGKVKVEYKMKFPVSR
- the ruvX gene encoding Holliday junction resolvase RuvX, which produces MSRILAIDYGTKRTGLAVTDPLQIIANGLDTVRTQDLEEYLKQYLAREEVETIVVGEPLYPDGNPAQIHHLVVGFVRRLKKLFPDMEVVTHDERYTSEEAREVILQSGAGKKKRRDKGLVDKVSAVLILQDYLETKRT
- a CDS encoding transposase gives rise to the protein MLDPIRHIDPWSIKDMESLRDIVKLLLNIVEQQSDQLEQLRQENQELKDEINRLKGEQGRPKFPKAKEGAARDISSEKKRRKKNRKKGKKKPNIDIDRTEFVRVDKSVLPADAQFKGYDEVIQQELRLIRSNTLYKVERYYSPSEGKLYRGQLPEEYMGEFGPGLQSLMQMLHHSCDVTHGRLNALLKSQGILMSTGTISNILLSGKGWACEEQREILRAGLEASPYAQADSTKSKEKGKGKTTQIVGAEFFTVFYTMDSKSRLDVLRALLGKPSEGLSLCLNATSRQLLRHFGVAKKDRQFLEKRLGDGAQWTIPAFAAWLQKHAPKIRAKKNMYPRILESLALGYYHEQTDFPIVESLLSDDAPEYTKIALWLHALCWIHDARHYNKLNPKIELHRSIKEGFQEKYWKFYYQLLDFKEFSAAQQEVQKLILKQQFESLFKPSTDYFQLNECIRRTLGNKEKLLAVLDNPALPLHNNGMELGARRAVRKRDISLHSWSETGTRARDAFMSIVETAAKLGVNPMEYIADRITQKYEMPPLASLVRMAYC